CTCGGCTGCGCCGCCACCCCAGCCGCCGCCCCACCACCGCCCTCCCGTCATCATCTACACCGTCTCCCCCAAAATCATCCACACCAACCCCAGCGACTTCATGACCCTCGTCCAACGCCTCACGGGGCCGGACTCCTCCGCCGGCCCATCCACCGGCGCCTCCCTCCCGTCTCCATCCTACGCTGGCGGCGCGCTCTCCCCCGCGGCCCGGCTCGCCACGATCGCAAAGTCGGCCCACTCGCCCGACGGCGACCGGGCTCGGAGCTCGCGCCTGGATGCCATGGACCCGTTTGACATGGATCTCGATGGGCCGGTGGTGGACCAGGCCGGTTCCTTCCCGGGGATACTCTCGCCGATGCCGGCGTCCCTTCCGCCGATATCGCCCAGCTTCTTCTCGCCGATAACATCGTTCGACACGAGTTCTCTAAGCTTTTTGCAAGAACTGAGTCCAATTTTTTCAGGCAATCGAAGCTTCATGGATGGTGGTGCAACCACCATCCTGCCAAGTCCTAACAACTTCTTATCAACTCCTACCGTCCCTTCTCCAGGATCTTGCTGGGAAGTCGTCAGCCAGTTTCCAGATTTCTAGCTACAGGAAAAAAAATTGCGACTGGAATCAAAGAAAGAAGAGGTGGTGCGGTTGAGGGCATATTAAGGTGGTGGGCCATGCGATGGCTACTCCTCCAATAGCGGCCGTGCCGGCCTCGGCTTCtaatttctcatctctctcttaccTTACGGATAGGTAAGCATTGTAGAGTCGATAGGGGATTTGATGTGATTGCCTGACCACCGTTGGATGATGGTCAGTGCTCGGTCCATCCATAGG
Above is a genomic segment from Elaeis guineensis isolate ETL-2024a chromosome 1, EG11, whole genome shotgun sequence containing:
- the LOC105038323 gene encoding protein MKS1-like; this encodes MDPSAMPGPSPRRELQGPRPTPLKVRKDSYKIKKPPPAPAAPSQTAPTSAAPPPQPPPHHRPPVIIYTVSPKIIHTNPSDFMTLVQRLTGPDSSAGPSTGASLPSPSYAGGALSPAARLATIAKSAHSPDGDRARSSRLDAMDPFDMDLDGPVVDQAGSFPGILSPMPASLPPISPSFFSPITSFDTSSLSFLQELSPIFSGNRSFMDGGATTILPSPNNFLSTPTVPSPGSCWEVVSQFPDF